From Sporosarcina sp. Marseille-Q4943, the proteins below share one genomic window:
- the hpt gene encoding hypoxanthine phosphoribosyltransferase has translation MLQNDIEEVLITEEQIQEKIAELGAVLTEDYQDKFPLAIGVLKGALPFMSDLIKRIDAYIELDFMDVSSYGNATVSSGEVKIVKDLNASVEGRDVLIIEDIIDSGMTLNYLVELFKYRKAKSIKIVTLLDKPTGRKVDLKADYVGFLVPDAFVVGYGLDYAEKYRNLPYIGVLKKEIYSF, from the coding sequence ATGTTGCAAAACGATATTGAAGAAGTGCTCATCACAGAAGAACAGATCCAGGAGAAAATTGCGGAACTTGGTGCCGTACTGACGGAGGATTACCAGGATAAATTTCCGCTAGCGATCGGTGTCCTAAAAGGGGCATTGCCTTTCATGAGCGACTTGATTAAACGGATCGATGCGTATATCGAATTGGATTTCATGGACGTATCCAGCTATGGAAATGCGACGGTGTCATCAGGTGAAGTGAAAATCGTCAAGGACTTGAATGCAAGTGTGGAAGGCCGTGACGTTTTAATCATCGAAGATATCATTGACAGCGGTATGACATTGAATTATTTAGTTGAACTTTTTAAATACCGAAAAGCGAAATCCATTAAGATTGTAACGTTGCTTGATAAACCGACGGGACGAAAAGTGGACTTGAAAGCGGATTATGTCGGATTCCTTGTACCGGATGCGTTTGTTGTCGGTTATGGGCTTGATTACGCAGAAAAATATAGGAACTTGCCTTATATCGGTGTATTGAAAAAGGAAATCTACTCTTTCTGA
- a CDS encoding type III pantothenate kinase, protein MILVLDTGNTNIVLGVYDKGELKHHWRMETYRQRTEDEYAMSVKALFTHAGLRFEDINGIIISSVVPPVMFPLEQMCRNYFNLRPLIVGPGVKTGLNIKYENPREVGADRIVNAVAAIHDYGSPLIIVDFGTATTFCYVNEKGEYMGGSIAPGIGISMEALFDRASKLPRVELTRPDHIIGKNTVAAMQAGIVYGYVGLVEGIVGRMKAHSKVEPTVIATGGLAELIASETNVIDIVDNFLTLKGLHLIYERNV, encoded by the coding sequence ATGATCTTAGTATTGGATACAGGAAATACGAATATCGTTCTTGGAGTCTATGATAAAGGTGAATTGAAGCACCACTGGCGTATGGAAACGTACAGGCAAAGAACGGAAGACGAATATGCCATGTCCGTGAAAGCGCTGTTTACCCATGCCGGCCTAAGATTTGAAGATATCAATGGCATCATCATCTCATCTGTCGTTCCGCCGGTCATGTTCCCGCTTGAGCAGATGTGCAGAAATTATTTTAACTTGCGTCCGCTCATTGTTGGACCAGGAGTCAAAACAGGATTGAATATAAAATACGAAAATCCTCGCGAAGTGGGTGCGGACCGTATTGTCAATGCGGTCGCTGCTATCCATGATTACGGCTCTCCGCTCATCATCGTCGATTTCGGTACTGCTACGACATTCTGTTATGTGAATGAAAAAGGTGAGTATATGGGCGGTTCGATTGCGCCAGGAATCGGCATTTCCATGGAGGCGTTATTCGATCGGGCATCCAAATTGCCGCGTGTCGAATTGACGCGGCCGGATCATATTATCGGCAAGAACACCGTAGCCGCGATGCAAGCGGGCATCGTTTATGGATATGTCGGGCTTGTCGAAGGTATCGTTGGAAGGATGAAAGCGCACAGTAAGGTGGAGCCGACTGTCATTGCGACAGGAGGCCTTGCTGAATTGATTGCCAGTGAGACGAATGTAATTGATATCGTAGACAATTTCCTTACGTTGAAGGGGTTGCATTTGATCTACGAAAGAAATGTTTGA
- a CDS encoding peptidyl-prolyl cis-trans isomerase, whose protein sequence is MKYGQGRNVQETVPPRRRLKTKPLLAIIGVLFTCNVLWFIGWLIPGKSKQPDEEVASVAGEAITRGQWMTAMEKEVGREVLLDLVNNKVMETAAKKYGIKVTDEEIELELALITSVDGRSHSGMDIEQTRQKIRSHLILEKVLSNDVVIDDASVKAFYEKNESLYNILTAYRTSIIIVPTKEEAEQALDELSKGSSFDALAKELSTDLASASLGGDIGYINAETETVDPAIYKAASKLKEGKIGDAVKLHDGTYAIILVNEIVKGRTFSFNEVKEHIKRELAIEQLPQSVNPEAFWKEFDARWFYGK, encoded by the coding sequence ATGAAATACGGTCAAGGTCGTAACGTCCAGGAGACGGTTCCTCCTAGGAGGAGATTGAAAACGAAACCGCTTCTCGCAATTATTGGCGTCCTTTTTACTTGTAACGTCCTTTGGTTTATCGGATGGCTCATCCCTGGCAAATCGAAGCAACCTGATGAAGAGGTTGCTTCGGTAGCGGGCGAAGCGATTACGAGAGGGCAGTGGATGACTGCCATGGAAAAGGAAGTTGGGAGAGAAGTGCTTCTCGATCTCGTCAACAATAAAGTGATGGAGACGGCCGCAAAGAAATACGGTATCAAAGTGACGGACGAGGAAATCGAACTGGAACTCGCGTTGATCACTTCGGTGGACGGCAGATCGCATTCGGGAATGGACATCGAGCAAACACGGCAAAAAATTCGGTCTCACCTTATTTTGGAGAAGGTCTTGTCGAATGACGTCGTCATTGATGATGCTTCAGTGAAAGCGTTTTATGAGAAAAATGAATCCCTCTACAATATTTTGACCGCTTACCGGACTTCCATCATCATTGTTCCGACGAAGGAAGAGGCGGAGCAGGCATTGGATGAGCTATCGAAAGGGTCAAGCTTTGATGCGTTGGCAAAAGAACTATCGACCGATCTCGCTTCAGCCAGCCTTGGCGGCGACATCGGCTATATAAATGCTGAGACAGAGACGGTAGACCCTGCAATCTATAAAGCGGCATCCAAACTGAAGGAAGGAAAGATCGGGGATGCCGTCAAGCTGCATGACGGTACATATGCGATTATCCTAGTGAATGAAATCGTGAAGGGCAGGACGTTCTCCTTTAATGAAGTGAAGGAGCACATTAAACGTGAGCTGGCCATTGAACAGCTTCCTCAATCGGTCAATCCCGAAGCGTTTTGGAAAGAGTTCGATGCAAGATGGTTTTATGGAAAATGA
- the ftsH gene encoding ATP-dependent zinc metalloprotease FtsH — MNRILRYFLLYGLIFLAIMGIFSSLNNPNPKTKEIRYDEFYTSLEKGDIETLSFQPVRDVLTVEGTMKGYEEGEKFTTNVLMSDTSVMEVIRNIEATGKTNNPQIQIIPAPETSAWVAFFTGLVPFIIIIILFFFLLNQAQGGGGGRVMNFGKSKAKLHSDDRKKVRFTDVAGADEEKAELEEVVDFLKDSRKFAELGARIPKGILLVGPPGTGKTLLARAVAGEAGVPFFSISGSDFVEMFVGVGASRVRDLFENAKKNAPCIIFIDEIDAVGRQRGAGLGGGHDEREQTLNQLLVEMDGFDGNEGIIIVAATNRPDILDPALLRPGRFDRQITVGRPDVKGREAVLKVHARNKPLDESVNMKALAQRTPGFSGADLENLLNEAALVAARRGKAKIDMSDIDEATDRVIAGPAKTSRVISEKERNIVAFHEAGHVVVGLMLDDAEIVHKVTIVPRGQAGGYAVMLPKEDRYFMTKPELLDKIAGLLGGRVAEEIVLGEVSTGAHNDFQRATGIARSMVTEYGMSKKLGPMQFGQAQGGNVFLGRDFNSEQNYSESIAYEIDQEMQRIIKEQYERTTNILTENRNLLDLIATTLLEVETLDAEQINHLKDHGTLPERPYEKNGNGSQKKTDDADAEKDTVHSDSTGAPADPSIGDLPKENGGDQTLPPIDEHRRD; from the coding sequence ATGAATCGTATACTTCGATACTTTCTACTATACGGATTGATCTTCCTTGCAATCATGGGGATTTTCAGTTCACTAAATAATCCGAATCCGAAAACGAAAGAGATTCGGTATGATGAATTTTATACATCGTTGGAAAAAGGCGATATTGAAACATTATCGTTTCAACCAGTGCGTGATGTTCTGACTGTTGAAGGTACGATGAAGGGCTATGAAGAGGGAGAAAAATTCACGACGAATGTTTTGATGAGTGATACTTCTGTTATGGAAGTGATTCGAAATATCGAAGCTACCGGTAAAACGAATAACCCTCAGATCCAAATCATACCTGCTCCAGAGACAAGTGCATGGGTAGCCTTCTTTACAGGATTAGTTCCTTTCATCATCATCATCATCCTATTCTTCTTCCTTCTGAATCAAGCACAAGGCGGCGGTGGCGGCCGAGTGATGAATTTTGGAAAAAGTAAGGCGAAGCTCCATTCCGATGATCGCAAAAAAGTCAGATTCACAGACGTAGCGGGTGCGGATGAAGAAAAAGCCGAGCTTGAAGAAGTTGTGGATTTCCTGAAAGATTCCCGTAAATTCGCTGAACTCGGAGCGCGTATTCCAAAAGGAATCCTTTTGGTCGGACCTCCTGGTACAGGTAAAACACTTTTGGCACGTGCGGTTGCCGGTGAAGCCGGTGTTCCGTTCTTCTCGATTTCCGGTTCGGATTTCGTTGAAATGTTTGTCGGGGTCGGGGCATCCCGTGTCCGCGACTTGTTTGAAAACGCAAAAAAGAATGCGCCGTGTATCATCTTCATCGATGAAATCGACGCAGTCGGACGTCAACGGGGCGCTGGTCTCGGAGGCGGGCATGATGAACGTGAACAGACGCTTAACCAGCTTTTAGTTGAAATGGATGGGTTCGATGGAAACGAAGGCATCATTATCGTTGCCGCGACAAACCGTCCAGATATCCTTGACCCAGCACTTCTTCGTCCAGGACGTTTCGACCGTCAAATCACTGTCGGCCGTCCGGATGTCAAAGGCCGTGAAGCGGTTCTGAAAGTGCATGCGCGTAACAAACCACTTGACGAGTCAGTCAATATGAAAGCTTTGGCGCAACGCACTCCAGGATTCTCGGGTGCTGACTTGGAGAACTTGTTGAATGAAGCTGCATTAGTCGCGGCTAGACGCGGCAAGGCGAAAATCGACATGTCGGATATCGATGAAGCGACGGACCGCGTCATTGCGGGACCAGCTAAAACGAGCAGGGTCATTTCTGAGAAAGAAAGAAATATTGTCGCATTCCATGAAGCGGGTCACGTCGTTGTCGGCCTTATGTTGGATGACGCGGAAATCGTCCATAAAGTGACGATCGTCCCTCGCGGCCAGGCCGGCGGATATGCGGTCATGTTGCCGAAAGAGGACCGTTACTTCATGACGAAGCCTGAACTTCTCGACAAAATTGCCGGACTCCTTGGAGGACGTGTAGCGGAAGAAATCGTCCTTGGGGAAGTTTCTACAGGTGCCCATAACGACTTCCAACGTGCTACGGGCATTGCACGTTCCATGGTGACTGAATATGGTATGAGCAAAAAGCTCGGACCGATGCAATTTGGCCAGGCGCAAGGCGGCAATGTCTTCCTTGGAAGAGACTTCAATTCCGAACAGAACTATTCCGAATCGATTGCGTATGAAATCGACCAGGAAATGCAGCGCATCATTAAGGAACAATATGAGCGCACAACTAATATCCTGACGGAGAACCGAAACTTGCTCGACTTGATTGCAACGACGCTTCTCGAAGTGGAAACGTTGGATGCAGAGCAGATCAATCACTTGAAAGATCATGGCACATTGCCTGAGCGTCCATACGAGAAAAATGGAAATGGCTCACAAAAGAAAACGGATGATGCAGATGCTGAAAAAGACACTGTGCATTCGGATTCGACAGGCGCGCCTGCAGATCCTTCTATTGGAGACTTGCCGAAAGAGAATGGTGGAGATCAAACCCTTCCTCCAATCGATGAACATAGAAGAGATTGA
- the cysK gene encoding cysteine synthase A: MSRVGNTIADLVGKTPLVKLNRMTNPDIADIYLKLEYFNPGSSVKDRIALAMIEAAEKSGDLKEGSTIIEPTSGNTGIGLAMIAAAKGYKSVLVMPDTMSMERRNLLRAYGADLVLTPGAEGMKGAIGKAEELAEKNGWFMPQQFNNEANPEVHRLTTGPEIADALDQVDAFISGIGTGGTITGVGSVLKERFPDVRIIAVEPTDSPVLSGGKPGPHKIQGIGAGFVPKVLDTDIYDEIIQVTNDEAYDTARRAAREEGILGGVSSGAAIFAALQVAEKLGKGKKVVAILPSNGERYLSTPLYQFEEE; the protein is encoded by the coding sequence ATGAGTAGAGTTGGGAACACGATTGCGGACCTAGTCGGAAAAACGCCGCTCGTCAAGTTGAACCGTATGACAAACCCAGACATTGCGGACATTTATTTAAAACTGGAATACTTCAATCCGGGATCGAGTGTAAAAGACAGGATTGCGCTTGCAATGATTGAAGCTGCAGAGAAGTCCGGAGATTTGAAGGAAGGCAGCACGATCATTGAGCCGACGAGCGGGAATACAGGAATTGGTCTCGCGATGATTGCAGCCGCAAAAGGATATAAGTCAGTTCTCGTCATGCCGGATACGATGAGCATGGAGCGCCGGAATCTATTGCGTGCTTACGGTGCCGACCTTGTCCTTACACCTGGAGCGGAAGGGATGAAAGGGGCTATCGGAAAAGCGGAAGAGCTAGCAGAGAAAAACGGCTGGTTCATGCCGCAGCAATTCAATAACGAAGCGAATCCCGAAGTGCATCGTCTGACGACAGGTCCGGAAATTGCCGATGCGCTTGATCAAGTCGATGCGTTCATCTCGGGCATCGGTACAGGAGGTACGATAACCGGGGTGGGCAGCGTATTGAAAGAGCGCTTCCCGGACGTGCGTATCATTGCCGTGGAGCCGACAGATTCGCCAGTCCTTTCGGGTGGAAAGCCAGGGCCGCATAAAATCCAAGGAATCGGGGCGGGCTTCGTACCGAAAGTGCTCGACACGGACATATATGATGAAATTATTCAAGTGACGAATGATGAAGCGTATGATACAGCTAGAAGAGCGGCGCGGGAAGAGGGAATTCTGGGCGGCGTCTCCTCCGGGGCGGCCATTTTCGCTGCGCTTCAAGTTGCGGAAAAGCTTGGGAAAGGCAAGAAAGTCGTTGCCATCCTCCCATCGAACGGTGAACGATACTTGAGTACCCCGCTTTATCAATTTGAAGAAGAATAA
- the tilS gene encoding tRNA lysidine(34) synthetase TilS, which yields MQAFERKILDFIHKEELLTSGQRVLVACSGGVDSVALLLLMAKLGEKLRIEVAAVHVDHMLRGRESADDGEFVKELCRKLGIPFFGGDVPVPSILNKEGGNVQDVCRTGRYAFFNEVMRAEHYDVLATAHHAEDQLETVLMQLSRGSVPLGIPASRTIDGGTVIRPFLPAMKEELLTYVKSRGAQFREDPSNKSDAYLRNRLRRHVAPIILSENPSAALNVVKMTADLREDELLLDSLVKERFASIVTFTEDGLPTFPSEQFKSMHTALQKRFIPLLLNYLYFGEIKPVVYNTALLNQLHHHLSASTGNVTIDLPKGYRFVREYGVVSIVKNAENKEVPVQMLQKGEWTSWGDMLLYWDIADGHNEEAEEVMYFDLPDVDLPLYVRGRKDGDRILLPGMTRPKRLSRLFIDEKIGAEKRRKTPIVITAHGEICAIPGVRYGIQFKNRKTEQEKYIFKMKAK from the coding sequence ATGCAGGCATTTGAAAGGAAAATCCTTGATTTCATTCATAAAGAGGAATTGCTGACTTCAGGGCAACGGGTTCTTGTCGCTTGCTCGGGTGGGGTGGATTCTGTTGCGCTATTGCTACTCATGGCAAAACTCGGCGAAAAACTGCGGATTGAGGTGGCTGCCGTCCATGTCGATCATATGCTTCGCGGGCGAGAGTCGGCGGATGACGGCGAGTTTGTGAAAGAGCTATGTAGGAAGCTTGGAATTCCTTTCTTTGGCGGGGATGTACCCGTACCCTCCATTCTAAATAAGGAAGGCGGAAATGTGCAGGACGTCTGCCGTACTGGACGTTACGCCTTTTTCAACGAGGTGATGCGTGCGGAGCACTATGACGTGCTGGCGACCGCCCATCATGCAGAAGACCAATTGGAGACGGTGCTTATGCAATTGTCCAGGGGAAGTGTCCCTCTCGGCATTCCTGCGAGTAGGACAATAGACGGCGGCACCGTCATCAGACCTTTTCTTCCAGCGATGAAAGAAGAGCTTCTTACGTATGTGAAGAGTCGTGGTGCACAATTCAGGGAGGATCCGAGCAATAAAAGTGACGCCTATTTACGGAATCGGCTCCGCCGACATGTCGCGCCGATTATCTTGTCGGAAAATCCTTCGGCAGCATTGAATGTCGTTAAAATGACGGCTGATCTTAGGGAGGATGAATTGTTATTGGATAGCTTGGTGAAAGAGCGTTTTGCTTCCATTGTGACCTTCACTGAAGATGGCTTGCCGACCTTTCCCTCTGAACAGTTTAAAAGCATGCACACTGCTTTACAAAAGCGCTTTATTCCACTACTATTGAATTATCTTTACTTCGGGGAAATCAAACCTGTAGTATACAATACTGCACTTTTGAACCAATTGCATCATCACCTATCCGCAAGTACGGGAAATGTCACGATTGACCTTCCGAAAGGCTACCGATTCGTTCGGGAATACGGTGTCGTTTCGATTGTGAAAAATGCGGAAAACAAAGAAGTCCCAGTTCAAATGCTGCAAAAAGGCGAATGGACGAGCTGGGGTGATATGCTGCTGTATTGGGACATTGCTGACGGACACAACGAGGAAGCTGAGGAAGTAATGTATTTCGACTTACCCGATGTAGACTTGCCGCTTTACGTGAGGGGCAGAAAAGACGGGGATCGGATATTGCTACCGGGCATGACTCGGCCAAAGCGATTGTCCAGATTGTTCATTGACGAAAAAATCGGCGCTGAAAAACGGCGAAAAACGCCGATCGTCATAACTGCGCACGGTGAGATTTGCGCCATTCCTGGCGTGCGATATGGCATCCAGTTCAAGAATCGGAAAACGGAACAGGAAAAGTACATATTCAAAATGAAAGCAAAGTGA
- a CDS encoding SpoIIE family protein phosphatase, whose protein sequence is MKMIGNLERPVGQQIRQVFDTVGKRKMYVLMAAFFLLSTFFLSQAVLFDAAVPFFLPVWALAQMRFRKHLIYVFIGGIAGGAFLGLGQAVIHLLQLLLFNVVSKHPLMRKSIPLTVAGSIIVVQVLWQFIMHSGHTPVDVQLTIGFEAVLALFMTFFLFVAFPHRERIFFGQWSPERLGAVCIVGIMATTGMGNLMVGPISISGLLLHLTILLAALAGGLPFSTTIAMMIAAISGIAELSFTGMMAVYGMTGFFAGALRRLGKLGIATGGFAVSVFFLLYDFTLPLDTSHFLTIGLATLLFFFVPAKKVEPLSRMITPGAQQDISVKRQQWLTDRLDEQLSDFQQFAEFMSNLVNDRFSSDDSNAEQNIPSICQSCFRYSKCWEGKGEWMARLLYEWEGTYSATKKAARHRVEERIKYKCIRSAGLISELEESASNHLLMGQLQHGRKMLALQLRDMSNHLEKIMNDIKGELTVNHLAEEELGKHLQSQGIEYYQIDILSEEKGAYRIVISIPEKRSDFETDTTVAERLILPLLEEVYREPFKVEKTVVLQDPFPHIQIMFCSAVRFSMEYGIVATAGSGTFHAGDAYEVFPIHDGLTAVLLSDGMGHDMNAYRESRKVIRLMRECLDRKMDPETAMHTLHYMMSLNGLDDMYATLDLALIDLQDGRLWSWKAGSMSTYIKRGQDFLRLDSKSVPVGFLPSFSVEATNEELKSGDIIVMLTDGVFNGSVTIEKQEEAIYGILEKYGHLSCEPLADRIMSEMERKFGVVADDRTVLVMKVEHVLPKWTTIKPTNRFISREKVMG, encoded by the coding sequence CGGCGTTCTTTTTACTAAGTACGTTTTTCTTGTCGCAGGCAGTTCTGTTTGACGCAGCCGTGCCTTTTTTCTTGCCGGTTTGGGCGTTGGCACAGATGCGATTCAGGAAACATCTCATTTATGTATTCATCGGCGGAATTGCCGGAGGGGCTTTTTTAGGGCTAGGACAAGCAGTGATCCATTTATTGCAATTATTGTTGTTCAATGTAGTGAGCAAGCATCCTCTCATGCGGAAATCCATACCATTGACCGTTGCAGGGTCGATCATTGTTGTCCAAGTTCTTTGGCAGTTTATCATGCATAGCGGGCATACGCCTGTCGATGTGCAGTTGACGATCGGCTTCGAAGCTGTGTTGGCGCTATTCATGACGTTTTTCCTGTTTGTTGCCTTCCCTCATCGGGAGCGCATCTTTTTTGGCCAATGGTCGCCGGAACGACTCGGGGCTGTTTGTATTGTCGGCATCATGGCGACAACCGGGATGGGCAATCTCATGGTCGGTCCGATTTCAATTTCAGGATTGCTTCTTCATTTGACCATTTTGCTGGCAGCGCTTGCTGGCGGTCTTCCGTTTTCCACGACGATTGCGATGATGATCGCCGCCATCTCGGGAATTGCGGAATTGTCATTCACCGGGATGATGGCGGTATATGGGATGACAGGCTTCTTTGCTGGTGCTCTTCGCAGGCTCGGAAAATTAGGTATTGCCACAGGCGGCTTTGCGGTATCCGTTTTTTTTCTGCTATACGATTTCACATTGCCGCTTGATACTTCCCATTTCCTGACGATCGGCTTGGCAACGCTTCTATTTTTCTTCGTGCCGGCGAAGAAGGTGGAGCCGCTTAGCCGGATGATTACGCCGGGCGCTCAACAGGACATTTCAGTGAAGCGGCAGCAATGGCTGACCGATCGACTTGACGAGCAATTATCCGATTTCCAGCAGTTCGCAGAATTCATGTCCAATCTTGTCAATGATCGTTTCTCTTCGGATGACAGCAATGCGGAACAAAACATACCTTCAATCTGTCAGTCCTGTTTCAGATATTCGAAATGTTGGGAGGGGAAGGGGGAATGGATGGCCCGTCTGCTCTACGAGTGGGAAGGGACTTATTCCGCGACGAAGAAAGCGGCACGTCACCGTGTCGAGGAAAGGATTAAGTATAAATGCATCCGCTCTGCAGGTTTGATTTCCGAGTTGGAGGAATCGGCTTCCAACCACCTTCTCATGGGGCAACTACAGCATGGGAGAAAAATGCTTGCGTTGCAGTTGAGGGATATGAGCAACCATTTGGAGAAAATCATGAATGATATAAAAGGGGAGTTGACGGTTAACCATCTTGCAGAGGAGGAATTGGGGAAGCATTTGCAGTCGCAAGGAATCGAATATTATCAGATCGATATTTTATCGGAGGAGAAAGGAGCATACCGGATCGTTATTTCAATACCCGAAAAGCGTTCGGATTTTGAGACGGATACAACTGTGGCGGAACGACTTATACTGCCGTTATTGGAGGAAGTCTATCGCGAGCCGTTCAAAGTGGAGAAGACCGTCGTGCTGCAAGACCCATTCCCGCATATTCAAATTATGTTCTGCTCGGCTGTCCGATTCTCAATGGAATATGGGATTGTGGCGACAGCTGGTAGCGGGACGTTCCATGCTGGCGACGCTTATGAAGTGTTCCCAATCCACGACGGTCTCACCGCTGTTCTGCTATCAGATGGAATGGGGCATGATATGAATGCATACCGTGAAAGCCGGAAAGTGATCCGTCTCATGCGGGAATGTCTGGATCGGAAAATGGATCCTGAAACGGCGATGCATACATTGCATTACATGATGTCGTTGAATGGCCTAGACGACATGTATGCGACGCTCGATTTGGCTTTAATCGACTTGCAGGACGGCCGGCTTTGGTCTTGGAAGGCGGGTTCAATGAGCACGTATATTAAGCGTGGACAAGACTTCCTCAGGCTCGACAGCAAATCGGTTCCCGTCGGATTCCTTCCGTCATTTTCCGTGGAGGCAACAAATGAAGAATTGAAATCGGGAGATATTATCGTCATGCTGACGGATGGAGTATTTAACGGGTCGGTAACGATTGAGAAGCAGGAGGAGGCGATCTATGGAATATTGGAAAAGTACGGCCACTTGTCATGTGAGCCGTTAGCCGACCGTATAATGTCCGAGATGGAGAGGAAATTCGGTGTTGTTGCGGACGACCGGACCGTTTTAGTAATGAAAGTTGAACACGTCTTACCGAAGTGGACGACAATAAAGCCTACAAATCGATTTATTTCCCGGGAAAAAGTTATGGGGTAG
- the hslO gene encoding Hsp33 family molecular chaperone HslO — translation MSDYLIKALAFEGTIRAYAVNSTEAVGEAQKKHHVWPTATAALGRTMTAGLMMGAMLKGDDKLTVKIEGNGPAGPIVVDANAHGEVRGYITNPHTHFDLNEQGKLDVRRAVGTEGMLTVVKDLGLRDFFTGQVPIVSGEIAEDFTQYFVVSEQVPSAVALGVLVNPDNTVKAAGGFIIQVMPGATEETISMLEEKLANVEPISRMIDRGLTPEEVIGEVLGKENVEILDRMDVAFRCNCSRERFGNAIIGLGEQEIREMIDEDGQAEAECHFCLEKYLFTKEELEGFIDEIRSRS, via the coding sequence ATGAGTGATTATTTGATAAAAGCATTAGCTTTTGAAGGGACAATTCGTGCGTATGCGGTGAATTCGACAGAGGCAGTCGGCGAAGCGCAGAAAAAGCACCATGTATGGCCGACAGCTACAGCAGCTTTAGGCAGGACGATGACGGCTGGGCTCATGATGGGAGCGATGCTGAAAGGCGATGACAAACTGACGGTAAAAATTGAAGGGAACGGCCCGGCTGGACCGATTGTCGTTGATGCTAACGCTCACGGGGAGGTAAGAGGATACATTACGAATCCGCATACCCATTTTGATTTGAACGAACAAGGGAAACTTGACGTTAGGCGCGCGGTCGGCACGGAAGGAATGTTGACGGTAGTGAAAGACCTTGGATTACGGGACTTTTTCACAGGGCAAGTTCCGATTGTTTCCGGTGAAATTGCGGAAGACTTCACTCAATATTTTGTTGTATCTGAACAGGTTCCTTCAGCGGTGGCCTTGGGTGTCCTTGTCAATCCTGACAATACCGTCAAAGCTGCAGGCGGCTTCATCATCCAAGTGATGCCGGGTGCAACGGAAGAGACGATCAGCATGCTTGAGGAAAAGTTAGCGAACGTTGAACCGATTTCTAGGATGATTGACCGTGGTTTGACGCCGGAGGAAGTAATCGGAGAAGTGTTGGGGAAAGAGAATGTTGAAATCCTCGATCGAATGGACGTTGCATTCCGATGCAATTGCTCTCGGGAACGTTTTGGCAACGCAATCATCGGTCTTGGAGAGCAGGAAATCCGAGAAATGATCGATGAAGACGGCCAAGCGGAAGCCGAATGCCATTTCTGTTTAGAGAAGTATCTATTCACGAAAGAAGAACTTGAAGGATTTATCGATGAAATACGGTCAAGGTCGTAA